A genome region from Penicillium psychrofluorescens genome assembly, chromosome: 3 includes the following:
- a CDS encoding uncharacterized protein (ID:PFLUO_004655-T1.cds;~source:funannotate): protein MSMFPWGSETLPTQHGRGPTSSTTAAYHQMPQMRQPISRSQSRPHSYQTSPTSHNLPTLTTGSHHSVSVVVTDRPLSTPINASESADRQADVEPNGNNSTPQRGVGGVISERDLYFVPMAGGGSNTTSNQGGSGYFMSGPGNTKARGTKRTRVSDMDMSMSMAMNGDADDGDADIDGGNGDTPRKHGKRLTTREEVSLFEICNRHAENFGHRSNLCNWWKTVTAEFTRAHGHPYSWHSVRRKVELVSKQRLKFLDDQRSRGAAATVTEDLSNPQWRAAIDAWIPTWQRWEEAEARRIEKRDSRSSRKRSGKDLHQHHLHLLHQQAWDPWAAAGATEIEGNPSTSSPSELPTTDTSLPVAAGSASSSPSDAPLLPTDIAVPVSAAATHPLLSPPSSSRTQASTVKLPPGFETMFSNMPSTQSPAPFTPTAPTQPDNRMATSLLQALDKLNKHLDTASLTAGGAGRLPSSPSVISALVSASEAAVQNSSATASRASLQNASSVDVEAMKAELRQEMQAELRSAMERNAAIEEKLGSLQRTQEVILNMLRQDPT, encoded by the coding sequence ATGTCCATGTTCCCCTGGGGCAGCGAAACCCTGCCAACCCAACACGGTCGAGGtccaacctcctccaccactgCCGCCTACCACCAAATGCCGCAGATGCGCCAACCCATATCCCGCTCCCAGTCACGACCACACAGCTACCAGACTTCTCCGACATCGCACAATCTACCAACCCTCACGACAGGCTCGCATCATTCTGTGTCAGTGGTAGTAACGGACAGACCGTTGTCGACCCCGATCAACGCATCGGAAAGCGCAGACCGGCAAGCAGACGTGGAACCAAACGGGAACAACAGCACCCCCCAACGAGGCGTGGGTGGCGTCATCTCCGAACGAGACCTGTATTTCGTGCCGATGGCGGGTGGTGGCTCGaacaccacctccaaccAGGGGGGTAGTGGGTATTTCATGTCCGGACCGGGGAACACGAAAGCCCGCGGAACGAAACGCACCCGCGTAAGCGACATGGACATGAGCATGAGCATGGCCATGAACGGcgacgccgacgatggcgacGCAGATATCGACGGCGGCAACGGCGACACGCCGCGCAAACACGGCAAGCGGCTCACAACGCGCGAAGAAGTCTCCTTGTTTGAGATCTGCAACCGCCACGCCGAGAACTTCGGCCACCGCAGCAATCTGTGCAATTGGTGGAAGACCGTTACGGCGGAGTTCACGCGCGCCCACGGGCATCCGTACTCGTGGCACTCGGTGCGGCGCAAGGTCGAGCTGGTCTCGAAGCAGCGCCTTAAGTTTCTGGATGATCAGCGTTCTCGCGGCGCCGCGGCGACGGTGACGGAGGACTTGTCGAATCCGCAGTGGCGCGCTGCGATTGATGCGTGGATTCCGACCTGGCAGCGCtgggaggaggccgaggcgcGGCGTATCGAGAAACGCGATTCGAGGAGCAGCCGCAAGCGGTCCGGCAAGGATCTTCAccagcatcatcttcatcttcttcaccagcAGGCTTGGGATCCGTGGGCTGCGGCGGGGGCTACGGAGATCGAGGGGAACCCGTCTACGTCGTCACCGAGTGAGTTGCCGACGACGGATACCTCGCTTCCTGTTGCTGCGGGCTcagcttcttcctctccgagCGATGctccccttctccccacCGATATCGCTGTTCCTGTTTCAGCTGCAGCTACACACCCGCTCCTATCgccaccatcttcctcaCGGACACAGGCCTCTACTGTGAAACTGCCCCCAGGCTTCGAAACAATGTTCTCCAACATGCCATCGACCCAGTCCCCAGCTCCATTCACACCCACCGCACCCACACAACCCGATAATCGCATGGCCACATCTCTCCTTCAAGCACTAGACAAGCTAAACAAACATCTCGACACGGCGTCCCTGaccgccggcggcgcaggaCGCCTtccttcctcgccatccGTCATCTCGGCGCTGGTGTCCGCCTCCGAAGCCGCAGTGCAGAACTCCTCGGCTACTGCTTCACGCGCGTCTCTGCAAAATGCCTCGTCGGTTGACGTCGAAGCCATGAAGGCGGAACTGCGGCAGGAGATGCAGGCTGAGTTGCGCAGCGCGATGGAACGGAATGCTGCCATagaggagaagctgggtTCGTTGCAGCGGACACAGGAGGTGATTCTTAATATGCTGAGACAGGATCCTACGTGA
- a CDS encoding uncharacterized protein (ID:PFLUO_004653-T1.cds;~source:funannotate): MWKSRSTPRDSKSGSDSNRPEFGFLGRSRKKSPAPPSRFQSQPEQSPSRSTLRSFRSFSRGPDRPDSALSQQSRAPSTLAGSVQTAYRDPSWHPPSLSHSNRSRVSFNSRTGGPMTGPMEVDRSRTRRERTFIGSECAVCEEPLEHTLRGERVLQFSCSHVSHEACFYEYIREFESQFCPTCSAPLGLDTSRGGNVLDIEKISSIVRSVTMSDAATTRSGLTTPTAWDQQSSRVAPSEVANRYPSSYNRRDSRDTTNQRERVERLTAPSSQHRNPHSRNGSTTTGSGEYPETQHTGGGRRHDYDVQAMESHLSPRPGASKNPIPAPTVTIRSEFPTLTRSRQQQSLTCLVTVEVPVGNWRPDAEDLRSAGPSQLDEPWSARFPPSVDIRSPPFEPGENMNEVAEELRNRVDNWHGLEFGRFGKLRLHGQMRVGKDRESWQELECYLFAEMLICVKEKKVVDQSQYEEQASSKRKPTRCTLKGSILIKKHLKSIDTTSEEPILSLNLSVTELPCFYLRFKNRTQLDLWRRALMELNPVDNSPRNNEYDYENGEEDDYRNGNGPVQRQASLTSSYGAAKSTATAITDYTNLGMDATPMNSIHIPLDLVVVIPVSSSMQGLKITLLRDSLRFLVQSLGPRDRMGLVTFGSSGGGVPLVGMTTKSWNGWNKILNSIRPVGQKSLRADVVEGANVAMDLLMQRKFNNPVSTILLISDSSTSDPESVDFVVSRAEAAKVSIHSFGLGLTHKPDTMIELSTRTKGSYVYVKDWMMLRECVAGCLGAMQTTSHQNVKLKLRLPEGSPAKFVKISGALHTTKRATGKDAEAALGDLRFGDKRDVLVQLVIQPDNATQDNMPQDPWESLVSGLEALGGGPDGDEQRVLSVEEVPLIQADLTYGDLLREGHLTHSPRPSLLAITMLPANPKAKSQRPPTPPIPPHPSIVQRRMEMLTSDMLTRSLTLVSRGQHDRAQHLLNETRSILKGLGKGGLPPLPPGASRPSGNSDPGTGVDNSSASSPKSSTFAENQPSTTSDANTISAASSMDAETMTALNADLDSALEWINHPAVFSRDSRKAVLQSIGVISSQRAYTYRTPSEAHWAQRVAGVRKLTERSKEWRETADDALTEE, translated from the exons ATGTGGAAATCTCGATCCACGCCCAGGGATTCCAAGTCGGGGAGTGATTCGAACCGCCCTGAATTCGGCTTTCTGGGGCGTTCACGCAAGAAGTCGCCCGCTCCGCCCAGTA GGTTTCAATCGCAGCCAGAGCAGTCCCCTTCTCGCTCCACGCTCCGTTCTTTTCGCTCGTTCAGCCGCGGCCCCGACCGACCGGACAGCGCGCTCTCGCAACAATCTCGAGCGCCGTCCACGCTCGCGGGCTCCGTTCAGACTGCCTACCGGGACCCCAGCTGGCATCCCCCCTCTCTTAGTCACTCCAATCGATCCCGGGTCTCCTTCAACTCCCGGACCGGCGGGCCCATGACAGGCCCTATGGAGGTCGACCGCAGTCGCACGCGGCGAGAACGAACTTTCATCGGCAGCGAGTGCGCCGTGTGCGAAGAACCGCTAGAGCATACTCTGCGGGGTGAGCGCGTGCTCCAATTCTCCTGCAGCCATGTGTCCCACGAAGCCTGCTTCTATGAGTACATTCGCGAATTCGAATCGCAGTTCTGTCCAACATGTAGTGCGCCCCTAGGCCTGGACACGAGTCGTGGTGGAAATGTTCTCGATATCG AGAAAATCAGCAGTATCGTTCGCTCGGTGACCATGAGCGATGCCGCGACCACGCGCAGTGGCCTCACCACCCCAACTGCCTGGGATCAGCAGAGCAGCCGCGTGGCACCCAGCGAGGTCGCCAATCGCTACCCTTCAAGCTATAATCGACGGGACAGTCGCGACACCACCAACCAGCGTGAGCGCGTGGAACGCTTGACGGCACCGAGCTCGCAACACCGCAACCCACATTCGCGCAatggcagcaccaccaccgggTCCGGGGAGTATCCCGAAACACAACACACAGGCGGCGGCCGACGCCACGATTACGACGTGCAAGCGATGGAGTCCCATTTGAGTCCTCGCCCGGGTGCCTCGAAGAATCCGATTCCCGCGCCGACGGTGACGATCCGGAGCGAATTCCCTACCCTGACGCGTTCTCGCCAACAGCAATCGCTCACTTGCTTGGTGACTGTGGAGGTTCCTGTGGGCAATTGGCGTCCGGACGCTGAAGACTTGCGCTCGGCTGGTCCGTCGCAGCTAGACGAGCCGTGGTCGGCGCGATTTCCGCCCAGTGTGGACATCCGCTCGCCCCCCTTCGAGCCGGGAGAGAACATGAATGAGGTTGCGGAGGAATTGCGGAATCGCGTGGACAACTGGCACGGCCTGGAATTCGGCCGCTTTGGCAAGCTTCGGCTCCACGGACAAATGCGCGTCGGCAAGGACCGGGAGTCTTGGCAGGAGCTGGAGTGCTATTTGTTCGCAGAAATGCTCATCTGtgtcaaggaaaagaaggtCGTGGACCAGAGTCAGTATGAAGAGCAGGCCTCCTCCAAACGAAAGCCCACGCGATGCACGCTCAAAGGCTCGATTCTCATCAAAAAGCACCTCAAATCCATCGACACTACGTCCGAAGAGCCGATTCTCTCCTTGAATCTTTCTGTCACGGAACTGCCCTGCTTCTATCTTCGATTCAAGAACCGCACCCAACTTGATCTGTGGCGCCGTGCCCTCATGGAACTTAACCCTGTGGACAACTCTCCGCGCAATAACGAATACGATTATGAAAacggggaggaggatgactACCGAAATGGAAATGGCCCTGTGCAGCGCCAGGCGTCTCTCACCTCGTCCTATGGTGCTGCCAAATCGACCGCCACTGCCATCACTGACTACACCAATCTTGGTATGGATGCCACGCCAATGAATTCCATTCATATTCCTCTCGATCTGGTCGTGGTTATTCCCGTGTCATCGTCCATGCAAGGGCTCAAGATCACCTTGCTCCGCGATTCTCTCCGGTTCCTCGTGCAGAGTCTGGGTCCCCGAGACCGAATGGGCCTGGTGACCTTTGGCTCCAGCGGCGGAGGCGTGCCTCTGGTCGGCATGACCACAAAGTCATGGAACGGATGGAACAAGATTCTGAACTCGATCCGGCCGGTGGGGCAGAAGAGCCTCCGCGCCGATGTGGTCGAGGGTGCCAATGTGGCCATGGATCTTTTGATGCAGCGGAAGTTTAACAACCCTGTCTCGACCATCCTCTTGATCAGCGACTCGTCCACCTCGGATCCAGAGAGTGTGGACTTTGTGGTGTCGCGCGCCGAAGCTGCCAAGGTTAGCATCCACTCGTTCGGTCTGGGTCTCACCCACAAGCCCGATACGATGATCGAGCTCTCCACTCGCACCAAGGGTTCCTACGTCTATGTCAAGGACTGGATGATGCTTCGGGAATGTGTTGCTGGATGCTTGGGTGCTATGCAAACCACCTCACACCAAAACGTCAAACTGAAGCTGCGGTTACCAGAGGGCTCGCCCGCCAAGTTTGTCAAGATCAGTGGTGCTCTCCACACTACCAAGCGCGCTACCGGAaaggacgccgaggccgctcTGGGAGATCTCCGATTCGGTGACAAGCGGGATGTTCTGGTTCAGCTGGTCATTCAACCTGACAATGCTACGCAGGATAACATGCCTCAGGATCCGTGGGAGAGCCTGGTGTCTGGGCTGGAAGCCCTCGGTGGCGGTCCAGACGGAGACGAACAACGCGTTCTAAGCGTCGAGGAAGTGCCATTGATCCAAGCCGACCTGACTTATGGAGATCTTCTTCGCGAAGGCCACCTCACCCATTCCCCACGGCCATCCCTCCTGGCCATCACCATGCTCCCGGCCAACCCGAAGGCTAAGAGTCAGCGCCCGCCCACTCCTCCAATTCCCCCTCATCCCTCGATCGTGCAGCGCCGCATGGAGATGCTCACTTCCGACATGCTGACCCGCTCCCTGACCCTCGTCTCGCGAGGGCAGCACGATCGCGCACAGCATCTCCTCAACGAAACCCGGAGCATCCTCAAGGGTCTAGGCAAGGGCGGCCTCCCACCTCTACCGCCAGGCGCCTCGCGGCCCTCAGGCAACAGTGACCCCGGCACAGGCGTCGACAATTCCTCCGCCTCATCCCCCAAGTCCTCCACCTTTGCCGAGAACCAGccctcaacaacctccgACGCAAACACCATCagcgccgcctcctccatgGACGCCGAGACCATGACCGCGCTGAACGCAGATCTGGACTCGGCCCTTGAGTGGATCAACCACCCGGCCGTGTTCAGCCGCGACTCCCGCAAAGCCGTCCTGCAGAGTATCGGCGTCATCTCCTCGCAGCGCGCTTACACCTACCGCACCCCATCAGAGGCGCATTGGGCCCAGCGCGTCGCTGGCGTGCGCAAATTGACCGAACGCTCCAAGGAGTGGCGTGAAACTGCGGATGATGCGTTGACCGAGGAATAA
- a CDS encoding uncharacterized protein (ID:PFLUO_004658-T1.cds;~source:funannotate) — MSLIDTHHHFVPDFYAQAVEEAGGDPSGWPTPSWSFEGSIASMERNGSTKAILSLTAPGAVIAPTDEKRRALARKANEYAASKRDEDPNKWGFFAALPCLLDTEGALAEIRYALDVLKAEGVTLFTRYGPGNQYLGHPEFKPIWEELNSRKAIVFIHPTHPADTTRVNPLLPQPAIDYPHETTRTAVDMIITNTKRTYPSCKVILSHAGGTLPFLITRMSTVSREAAATARVYGKSSEEIMEDFRSFYFDLALSSSAAVLRLVLDVIPHHHLLYGSDYPYASPDKTLGFKQILDDFPLDQDLRDKIYFKNAETLFTKAS, encoded by the exons ATGAGTCTCATCGATACCCACCACCACTTTGTGCCCGACTTCTATGCGCAAG CTGTCGAGGAGGCCGGGGGTGATCCTTCTGGCTGGCCAACACCTTCCTGGTCTTTCGAGGGTTCAATTGCGTCCATGGAGAGAAACGGTTCTACCAAGGCGATATTGTCGCTGACCGCCCCTGGAGCAGTCATCGCCCCTACCGATGAAAAGAGAAGGGCATTGGCCCGCAAGGCTAACGAATACGCTGCTTCTAAGCGTGATGAAGACCCTAATAAATGGGGCTTCTTTGCAGCCCTACCGTGCCTTCTTGATACCGAGGGCGCCCTAGCGGAAATCAGATATGCCCTTGATGTGCTGAAAGCCGAAGGTGTCACTTTATTCACCAGATATGGCCCTGGAAACCAATACTTGGGTCATCCCGAATTCAAGCCTATTTGGGAGGAGTTGAACTCTAGAAAGGCTATAGTCTTTATCCACCCTACCCATCCCGCTGATACGACTCGTGTCAATCCCCTCCTGCCGCAGCCGGCTATCGATTACCCCCATGAGACAACGAGGACGGCTGTCGACATGATCATCACTAACACGAAGAGGACCTACCCATCTTGCAAGGTGATCCTCTCCCACGCCGGAGGCACCCTCCCATTTTTGATTACCCGGATGAGTACTGTATCACGGGAAGCAGCCGCCACAGCTCGCGTTTATGGGAAGTCCTCCGAGGAAATAATGGAGGATTTCCGGTCATTCTACTTCGACTTAGCCCTTTCTAGTTCGGCGGCTGTGCTCAGGCTAGTTCTAGATGTCATTCCAcaccatcatcttctttATG GCTCTGACTACCCTTACGCCTCCCCCGATAAAACACTTGGGTTCAAGCAAATTTTGGACGACTTCCCTCTGGACCAGGATCTGCGGGACAAGATTTACTTCAAAAACGCGGAAACGCTTTTTACAAAGGCAAGCTAA
- a CDS encoding uncharacterized protein (ID:PFLUO_004656-T1.cds;~source:funannotate): MAQNSASHNPIGVSFGNLTEPPPPVDEDTKAKISEAAEKEPTGQSVGGPGKDDLEKSKEALDRERQRAETSTRFARTDH, encoded by the exons ATGGCTCAAAACTCCGCCTCCCATAATCCAA TCGGTGTTTCGTTTGGTAATCTGACggaaccaccaccaccggtCGATGAAGATACGAAAGCGAAGATTTCCGAAGCCGCAGAGAAGGAACCGACGGGCCAAAGTGTAGGGGGTCCAGGTAAAGACGATTTAGAAAAGTCGAAAGAGGCCT TGGATCGTGAGCGTCAGCGCGCCGAGACATCGACCAGGTTCGCCCGGACAGACCATTAA
- a CDS encoding uncharacterized protein (ID:PFLUO_004654-T1.cds;~source:funannotate): MLFRSVARQAAPLRRSAFAPLARRSVTTDAASSHAENIPQEDDKPFTVRLSDESFETYELDPPPYTLETTKKELKQMYYDMVSIRRMEMAADRLYKEKKIRGFCHLSTGQEAVAVGIEHAINRADKVITAYRCHGFALMRGGTVRSIIGELLGRREGIAYGKGGSMHMFAENFYGGNGIVGAQVPVGAGLAFAQQYTEQPNTSIILYGDGASNQGQVFEAFNMAKLWNLPALFGCENNKYGMGTSASRSSALTEYYKRGQYIPGLKVNGMDVLATKAAVQYGKDYAVSGKGPLVFEYVTYRYGGHSMSDPGTTYRSREEIQRMRSTNDPIAGLKQKMLEWGVTSEEELKSIDKSARSHVDEEVATAEAMAVPDNTSRILFEDIYVRGSEPRWMRGRTVDETFYY, encoded by the exons atgctCTTCCGCTCGGTCGCTCGTCAGGCAGCGCCTCTGCGGCGTTCGGCTTTTGCTCCGCTTGCCCGTCGCTCCGTCACTACTGACGCCGCCTCGTCGCACGCCGAGAACATCCCCCAG GAGGATGACAAGCCGTTCACCGTCCGTCTCTCCGACGAGAGCTTCGAGACCTACGAGCTCGACCCGCCTCCCTACACGCTGGAGACGACcaagaaggagctgaagcAGATGTACTACGACATGGTGTCAATTAG ACGCATGGAAATGGCCGCCGACCGCCTGtacaaggagaagaagatccggGGTTTCTGCCACCTGTCGACCGGCCAGGAAGCCGTCGCCGTCGGCATTGAGCACGCCATCAACCGCGCCGACAAGGTCATCACCGCCTACCGTTGCCACGGCTTCGCGCTGATGCGCGGCGGTACCGTCCGCtccatcatcggcgagctgctcggccGCCGTGAGGGTATCGCGTACGGCAAGGGTGGCTCCATGCACATGTTCGCCGAGAACTTCTACGGCGGCAACGGCATTGTCGGTGCTCAGGTGCCCGTCGGCGCCGGTCTGGCTTTTGCTCAGCAGTACACTGAGCAGCCCAACACCAGCATTATCCTGTACGGTGACGGTGCCTCCAACCAAGGCCAGGTGTTCGAGGCCTTCAACATGGCGAAGCTGTGGAACCTGCCGGCTCTGTTCGGCTGCGAGA ACAACAAGTACGGCATGGGTACCTCCGCGTCGCGCTCTTCCGCCCTGACCGAGTACTACAAGCGCGGCCAGTACATCCCGGGCCTGAAGGTGAACGGCATGGACGTGCTcgccaccaaggccgccgTGCAGTACGGCAAGGACTACGCCGTGTCCGGCAAGGGCCCCCTGGTCTTTGAGTACGTTACCTACCGCTACGGCGGTCACTCGATGTCCGACCCGGGCACGACCTACCGCAGCCGTGAGGAGATCCAGCGCATGCGCAGCACCAACGACCCGATCGCCGGCCTGAAGCAGAAGATGCTCGAGTGGGGCGTTAcctccgaggaggagctcaagTCCATCGACAAGTCGGCCCGCTCGcacgtcgacgaggaggtcGCTACCGCCGAGGCCATGGCCGTCCCCGACAACACCTCGCGCATCCTCTTTGAGGACATCTATGTTCGTGGCTCCGAGCCGCGCTGGATGCGTGGTCGTACCGTCGACGAGACCTTCTACTATTAA
- a CDS encoding uncharacterized protein (ID:PFLUO_004657-T1.cds;~source:funannotate) — MRNRATTSLSRGKIRQSWSKYNLYNLSRFRSPPTANRTFFQQKWSAKAISRAYHGEQVREGQWKRMFSKRIRSVVPMNVADLAADDGSLVSSGRGLGLDSEDKKSRTNVRPMPFTQMAFAPLERRLDVAIFRALFASSARQARQFVIHGAVTVNGQKMRQPSYLLNPGDLFQVDPERVMYATGAPKNKFERREARLERKKEEKEEEATAEEGEAKEAKPEAEAKEGEKENTRETLKALMAQAKNAMSHEVLPAKRKQELRGFQKAVRRVMSRAGSSSVLTDSLENQFSELTLLLKGKRADKKDSKKSGKERRATKDEDSAAAETAEVDAAPGEALSEAFEKAAKGEEVDTSELTDDEFDVLKRALTQMRDNPIDNSKPYATPWRPRDYMSAFTFIPRYLEVNQNICAAVYLRHPVARPGAAEVPTPFGETVSTPAYGWYLKRRW; from the exons ATGAGAAACAGGGCCACCACCTCCTTGAGCAGGGGG AAAATCCGCCAGTCATGGAGCAAATACAACCTATATAACCTCTCTCGATTCCGCAGCCCACCCACCGCCAACCGCACATTCTTCCAGCAGAAATGGTCCGCCAAGGCCATTTCGCGCGCCTACCATGGCGAACAAGTCCGCGAGGGCCAATGGAAGCGCATGTTCTCCAAGCGCATCCGCAGCGTCGTCCCCATGAACGTTGCTGACCtggcggccgatgatggGTCGCTGGTGTCTTCTGGTCGGGGATTGGGTCTGGATAGTGAAGACAAAAAATCCAGGACGAATGTACGGCCTATGCCCTTTACGCAGATGGCGTTCGCGCCGCTGGAGCGGAGGTTGGATGTTGCTATCTTTCGGGCTTTGTTTGCCAGCAGTGCCCGGCAGGCGAGGCAGTTTGTTATTCATGGTGCGGTGACGGTCAATGGGCAGAAG ATGAGACAGCCTAGCTACCTCCTCAACCCCGGTGACCTGTTCCAGGTCGACCCTGAACGGGTCATGTATGCCACCGGCGCCCCCAAGAATAAGTTCGAGCGGCGCGAAGCTCGattggagaggaagaaggaagaaaaggaagaagaagctacggcggaggagggtgaggcgaaggaggccAAGCCGGAGGCGGAAGCCAAGGAGGGCGAAAAGGAGAACACCCGGGAAACCCTCAAGGCGTTGATGGCGCAAGCCAAAAACGCCATGTCCCATGAGGTACTCCCCGCCAAACGcaagcaggagctgcgcgGGTTCCAGAAGGCCGTACGGCGTGTGATGTCCCGCGCCGGGTCTAGCAGCGTGCTCACGGACAGTCTGGAAAACCAGTTTTCGGAATTGACGCTGCTCCTGAAGGGGAAGCGTGCCGACAAGAAAGATTCCAAGAAAAGCGGCAAGGAGCGGCGGGccaccaaggatgaggactccgctgctgctgagacCGCGGAGGTAGATGCGGCTCCCGGCGAGGCTTTGTCGGAGGCATTCGAGAAGGCCGCCAAGGGAGAAGAGGTCGACACGTCAGAGCTGACGGACGATGAATTTGACGTGCTGAAGCGCGCTCTCACTCAGATGCGCGACAACCCTATCGACAACTCCAAGCCCTACGCCACACCCTGGCGTCCGCGCGACTACATGTCTGCCTTTACCTTTATTCCTCGCTACCTCGAAGTCAACCAGAACATCTGTGCCGCCGTGTACCTGCGGCATCCAGTCGCCCGACCCGGTGCTGCCGAAGTGCCCACTCCCTTCGGCGAGACGGTCAGCACCCCTGCCTACGGCTGGTATTTGAAGAGACGGTGGTAG